The Oryza glaberrima chromosome 9, OglaRS2, whole genome shotgun sequence genome includes a window with the following:
- the LOC127785284 gene encoding senescence-induced receptor-like serine/threonine-protein kinase yields MWSSSLPSYLFTLVTGLLPLLVHSQTASLDEGFISIDCGLSSGSSYLDEKTGLNYTSDDGYIYTGENHNISAEYNGQELFKTGLNLRSFPTGGRNCYTLSPATSGHKYLVRAMFMHGNYDGKGNDLVSSPLVFDVYMGLHFWERISVNNTTKTYIAEMIIVAEVNSISVCLMDIGNGTPFISSLEMRQMKSSLYPAAMTNQSIALQERHSMGASGLLRYPDDPYDRLWWPWEDNSGLLNISTNETIKHYSYDKFEVPSKVLQTAATTAATSISLHFSWAAPTSWPPTEAVPAYYHNMHYTEFLKLHEHEFNTYYNGHLWSTYDNPVMPPYLLAGYKYSTSQSTTDDGFYNMSIIATNTSILPPILGAFEIYYLVQHDDTMTSPEDVDAMMTIKTEYQVKKNWMGDPCLPENYRWTGLNCQSDGVTSGVISLDLSHSDMQGAVSDKFSLLKSLQHLNLSYNDLNGSVPDSLVNLPSLLTLDLSGNHLISTIPEALCTKQSLTLRYDTTNGDPCNEKSPKKKKTAVLSVAIVVPVLMVALLVSTLLVYYFCRKQAPNTLLQCTEVPDTASKEECDDHIHISESDGREFTYKELMEITNNFSVCIGEGGFGPVFHGRLKEGTQVAVKMQSPTSTIGKGTTEFLAEVKSLTTVHHRYLVFLVGYCSNKNHLALIYEYMPNGSLYDHIRGKNAIIQTLRWCNRARIALEAAQGLDYLHTGCVLPIVHSDLKSHNILLGHDMVAKISDFGLSKSYLNTAQSHISVTAAGTLGYIDPEYCLSGRLTISSDVFSFGVVLLEIVTGEPPIIPTTVHIVQRVKEKVAAGNIEAIVDPRFGGEYDTNSVWKVVDIALLCTKEASHERPTMSTVVAELKVALALEKARASGSISDISQGGANFELSINSLLSAR; encoded by the exons ATGTGGTCAAGCAGCCTGCCATCTTACTTGTTCACGCTTGTCACTGGTCTACTGCCTCTACTTGTGCACTCACAGACAGCTTCATTAG ATGAAGGATTTATAAGCATCGATTGTGGGCTTTCCAGTGGCTCCAGCTACCTGGATGAGAAAACAGGTCTCAATTATACATCAGATGATGGGTATATATACACAGGAGAGAACCACAACATCTCTGCAGAATACAATGGACAGGAATTATTCAAGACAGGCCTGAACCTCAGAAGTTTCCCCACTGGAGGTCGAAACTGCTACACCTTATCTCCTGCAACCTCTGGCCACAAGTATCTGGTAAGAGCAATGTTCATGCATGGGAACTACGATGGCAAGGGAAATGATCTTGTCAGCTCGCCACTGGTTTTCGATGTCTATATGGGGCTTCATTTCTGGGAACGGATCAGTGTTAATAACACAACCAAGACTTACATCGCTGAGATGATTATTGTTGCGGAGGTGAACTCAATATCAGTTTGCTTGATGGACATTGGCAATGGGACTCCCTTCATATCCTCACTGGAGATGAGGCAGATGAAGAGTTCATTGTATCCAGCAGCCATGACCAACCAGTCCATCGCACTACAGGAACGACATAGCATGGGGGCAAGCGGTCTACTAAG GTATCCGGATGATCCCTATGATCGATTGTGGTGGCCATGGGAAGATAACTCAGGATTGCTGAACATATCTACAAATGAGACAATCAAGCACTACTCATACGACAAATTTGAGGTGCCATCCAAAGTCCTCCAAACTGCCGCCACTACAGCCGccacctccatctctctccactTCTCATGGGCAGCTCCAACCAGCTGGCCTCCCACCGAGGCAGTGCCTGCATACTACCACAACATGCACTACACTGAATTCCTGAAGCTGCATGAGCATGAGTTCAATACATACTACAATGGCCACCTGTGGTCAACGTACGACAACCCAGTTATGCCACCCTATCTCTTAGCAGGATATAAGTATTCCACTTCTCAATCCACCACTGATGATGGTTTCTACAACATGTCCATCATCGCTACCAATACCTCTATTTTGCCTCCCATTCTCGGTGCCTTTGAGATATATTACCTCGTTCAACATGATGACACCATGACTTCTCCAGAAGATG TTGATGCTATGATGACTATTAAAACTGAATATCAAGTTAAGAAGAACTGGATGGGTGACCCATGTCTACCAGAAAACTACAGATGGACTGGGTTGAATTGTCAAAGCGATGGAGTCACGTCAGGAGTAATATCTCT AGATTTGTCCCACAGTGATATGCAAGGTGCAGTATCTGATAAATTTTCTTTGCTGAAATCACTGCAGCACTT GAATTTGTCATACAACGATTTAAATGGATCAGTGCCTGACTCTTTAGTAAACCTACCATCCCTCCTTACTCT AGATTTATCAGGGAACCATCTTATCAGTACTATTCCTGAAGCCTTATGCACAAAACAATCACTTACATTGAG GTATGACACCACGAATGGAGATCCATGTAATGAAAAAtctccaaagaagaaaaaaactgcTGTCCTATCTGTTGCCATAGTGGTCCCCGTCCTAATGGTGGCACTTCTAGTTTCTACTTTGCTGGTGTATTATTTCTGTAGAAAACAAG CTCCAAATACGCTACTTCAATGCACTGAAGTTCCAGATACTGCAAGCAAAGAAGAATGTGACGATCACATACACATATCCGAATCCGATGGCCGTGAATTCACATATAAGGAGCTCATGGAAATAACAAATAATTTCTCAGTATGCATTGGTGAAGGAGGGTTTGGGCCAGTCTTTCATGGCCGACTAAAAGAAGGTACTCAGGTTGCTGTCAAGATGCAGTCTCCAACATCAACAATAGGGAAAGGAACAACAGAGTTCTTGGCTGAG GTCAAGAGCTTAACAACTGTGCACCATAGGTATCTTGTTTTTCTGGTTGGCTACTGCAGTAACAAGAATCatttagctcttatttatgagTATATGCCAAATGGAAGCCTTTATGATCACATACGAG GCAAAAATGCAATCATCCAAACACTGCGATGGTGTAATCGAGCAAGAATTGCTCTTGAAGCTGCACAAG GTTTGGACTACTTGCACACAGGCTGTGTGCTACCAATAGTACACAGTGACCTGAAGTCACATAATATTCTTCTTGGACATGACATGGTTGCGAAGATCTCAGATTTTGGATTGTCCAAGTCTTATCTTAATACTGCACAAAGTCACATATCCGTGACAGCTGCTGGAACACTAGGCTACATTGATCCAGA GTACTGTCTCAGCGGCAGACTCACTATAAGTAGTGATGTCTTCAGCTTTGGAGTGGTTTTGCTAGAGATTGTAACAGGTGAACCTCCGATAATACCAACCACTGTTCACATTGTGCAACgtgtgaaggagaaggttgccgCGGGCAATATCGAGGCAATTGTTGACCCACGATTTGGTGGCGAGTACGATACCAATTCAGTCTGGAAGGTTGTGGACATAGCATTGTTGTGCACGAAGGAAGCATCTCATGAAAGGCCAACAATGAGTACAGTAGTGGCAGAGCTAAAGGTTGCATTGGCATTGGAAAAAGCTCGTGCAAGTGGTAGCATTAGCGACATTAGTCAAGGAGGTGCCAATTTCGAGCTATCAATTAACTCACTGCTGTCAGCAAGATAA